DNA from Daucus carota subsp. sativus chromosome 1, DH1 v3.0, whole genome shotgun sequence:
GGAAGCTACTAATCCTGACTTTATGGACAAAATCAAGGATGGTCCACATGTTCCAACAAAGctttctgttgcagttggagaagATCAAAAGCTAATCcctaaagaaaagaaagattttaCTCCTGAAGACATAGCTTCTGTCagcaaagatgcaaaggtgaaacATCTGCTTCATAGTGCTTTAGACAATGTGATGGCTAacagggtgattggatgcaagACAGCCAAGGAGATTTGGGATGCTTTGGAGGTCAAGTGTCAAGGAActaaagccatcaagaagaacaggaaGACTATACTCActcaggagtatgagcactttgactcaaagtctGATGAGTCATTGACTGATGTTTATGACAGATTTGTGAAGCTCTTGAATGATCTGTCATTGGTTGATAAAGAATATGTTGTTgaagattcaaatttgaaatttcttcTTGCTTTGCCTGAGAAGTGGGATTTGAAGGCAACAACAATCAGAGACAACAATGATCTGGGAGAGGTGGATCTTGATGAGATTTATGGTATGCTGAAaacccatgaacttgagattGAGCAAAGAAGCAAGAGGCATGGGAGAAAATCAAGATATGTGACTCTCAAGGCTGAAGTGGAGACTGAAAAGAAAGTTTCCAGCAAGAAGAAAGCAAAAGGCAAGGCTTTGGTAACAAAACCTgaaactgagtcatcaaactctaatgatgactcaaactctgatgatgaatCTTTAGACTCTGACAGCATGGATGAAGAAGACTTTAAGCAGATGGCAGCCTTGATGGTGAAAACCTTCAAGAAGATGGGTTACAAGAACTTTGGAAAGAACAAGAGGTTCTCCAAGAGAGGCTCCTCAACTGAGCAAAGAAGTTTCAAGAAGACTGAGGGTAAGGACAGCAAATCTGGGAAGCTGGACAGATCCAAGGTCAAGTGCAATAATTGTGGAGAGATGGGACACTTTGCACCTGAGTGCAAGAAAGGAAAGACTGAAAAAGCTCTCATCTCCAAAGGCAGAAATTGGGCAGATACTTCAGACTCTGAGGAGGAAGAGGTGAATTATGCTCTCATGGCTACCACAAATGAAGAGCCTGGGACTTCTGAACCAAAGATACCCCATACAACTCACATAGCTGGAGCTAAAATTTGGATGATTTCGACTATTTGGATGATAAATAGCTAGAGCTGGTGCCTGTGATTCCTGAAAATTGCTAACAAATTGAGCTGACTCCATAGATATGGCACATTGATCTGTAGCGTGTGTGCCTGCACAAATCTCGCAAACAGAAGGTGGCTGTTGAACTCCCACATTAGCCAAAGAATCAATTTTCATGgtaagagccttaagctgagcagctatggctGTAGTAGCATCCAAGTCAAGAATCCCTGCTGCTTTTCCCTAATGTAGTCGCTGAGtcgggttctgatattcattagcagccatcatcTCAATAAGCTCGTAAGCTTCCTCGTAGCTCTTGGCCCAAAGAGCTCCACCTGAAGCGGCATCCAGCATTGGTCGGGACTGAGCTCCCAGACCATTATAGAAGCAATTAATCTGCATCTAATCTGGCATCCCATGATGTagacacttccttagcatctccttatacCGCTCCCATGCCTCACCAGAAGTTTCTCCCgtttgttgagagaattgagagaGAGCATTCCTCAGTGCTGTAGTCTTAGCCATGGGAGAGAATTTGGTGAGGAATTTCTGAGCTAAATCCTCCCAAGTAACAACTGAACCTGCAGGCAAAGAGTGCAACCATCCTTTAGCCTTATCCCTCAGAGAGAATGGGAAAAGCCATAGCTTCACTGCATCATCAGTTACCCCATTGAACTTGAATGTGTCGCTGATCTCAATGAAATTCCAAATATGCATGTTAGgatcttcagtaggagaacccccaaactgcactgagttctggACCATCTGAATGGTGCCTGGGTTGATCTCGAAAGTGTTGGCCGCAAtcgctggcctgacaatgctagACTGAATGTCAATTATCTTCGACAGAGAGAAATTTTTAGAGCCTTGTTATCTGCTGTTGTAGGATCGCCCATTGCACTAGATTCCGCTGTTGTTGCTTTTTCTGATGCTTCCTTTCGAGCTCGAGAATATGTTAGCATACACGCCACTCAAGCACCTGAAACTCACAAAACCTaaaaaaagtgagaaaagagtCCGAGTcagtgaactttaacgaccactgacgacaagtacataaactaaataATTAACAACGAGTTCCCCGACAGCGGCGCCAAAACTTGTTtacacaaaatcacgcaagcgcacgtggtcacaagtaatatagaaccTTAgttaagttcgttcccacagagaccggtgaattacaaattatatacctatgcaccaatgtatgattatccTTCACTGCTAAGATAATAACAAGATGGTTGTTTTTATACTACTAAGCTAAATACGAATATGAATCAGAATAGGAatacatgggattctaacttcattatcaaaTTCATTCAGAATTAATCTTCTTAATTAACACGTGACTGTTGACAGCTAATCAGACGACActaaagtaatacatgccaactttCGTTGTACACGCATCATACCACTtgaaatccacaattaagatagaaatcacATGGACACCAAATATGCTCAAACCCTTTATGTCTATAgtgattttaaagcataaagGTTTAATTACGAGTCATCTATCTTGATTACACGGGGCGATAAGAAATAGTTCAAGTCAAATCAGAAATTATGTTTTGTTCACATAATCCCGTGTTTACATGGCAAGTTCTGAATTCAATTATCCACTATCGCTTCAAAGAGAATTAACCAGcgacttagatgttagctacgcacctaagaagaataagtacggccatgcaaagaaatcaacgtacgtcacaataTTAATCAAGCTAAATTGTTACtgaactacatcgataaatccattagaatcccatgaaggcagTTAGTTCATAATTAAACTAATCGACAttatgggttctaatgaaagcatgataGCTAAAAATTGCGAGAAGAATTAAACAGAAGATAATACTGAATTAAGAATGAAAAGTTACAACGTTACGGATTGATTCTCGTTCTCTACTTGGAGTTGTCAATTCCTCACTTCGAACGATACACAAATCTGATAAACTTACAATAATCTTTGTCTCTACGTACAATTGTGAAAACTATCGTTTCAATACACCCAACAAGCCCTATAGTCTAACCTAAGTCAACTGGGCCTCCGCCAGAAGTCAAAAGCCCAAAATACAAGCAAATTATGAATTTCCCCGGCAGAGATATGATCTCTGGACCACGCTATAATGAAAGAAAATCTCGttagcttcgcgtgggctgttgaatcgccccATTCTGACTTCTGGATCTCAAGATACGGCCCAAACAAGATGTTGCTGATTCGGACTAGCGCGGGGCGCCCGAAACAAGAGCTGGCGCACCAAATGACAAGTAAACAGCGCGGTCGCGCCGCCTGACAGCGCGGGCGTGCCAAATGACCGGTAAACACGCGGGCGCGCCGCTTGACAGCGCGGGCGCGCCGCTTGACAGCGCGGGCGCGCCGCTTGACAGCGCGGGCGCGCCGCTCTCTGGAGAAAAATGCTGATTTTTATAATTCTTCAATTGAGTGCACATCCGATACTTCCTagctagtaccacttccgtaggtgatcacagTTGCATTTAGctcatgcaacaagccctttaaacccctaggcagccctagtggacgagtacggtctcgtgagggtttg
Protein-coding regions in this window:
- the LOC108220596 gene encoding uncharacterized protein LOC108220596, with product MSDNKQLNSVSRYESIRVPMLKASEYPIWKVKMTMFLEATNPDFMDKIKDGPHVPTKLSVAVGEDQKLIPKEKKDFTPEDIASVSKDAKVKHLLHSALDNVMANRVIGCKTAKEIWDALEVKCQGTKAIKKNRKTILTQEYEHFDSKSDESLTDVYDRFVKLLNDLSLVDKEYVVEDSNLKFLLALPEKWDLKATTIRDNNDLGEVDLDEIYGMLKTHELEIEQRSKRHGRKSRYVTLKAEVETEKKVSSKKKAKGKALVTKPETESSNSNDDSNSDDESLDSDSMDEEDFKQMAALMVKTFKKMGYKNFGKNKRFSKRGSSTEQRSFKKTEGKDSKSGKLDRSKVKCNNCGEMGHFAPECKKGKTEKALISKGRNWADTSDSEEEEVNYALMATTNEEPGTSEPKIPHTTHIAGAKIWMISTIWMINS